The DNA segment GCCAAAGCTCCCAAATAAAGGATTGAAGTCAAATTCACGATTACGTAAAGCAACAACCAAAAAACAGCCATAATCATCGCCACGTTTCCGTTGTATCTTTCGCTCAAAAACTGGGGCATCGTATAAATCTTGTTCTTCAAATAAACCGGAATAAAAAATACGGCCACGATAATCAGGGTCAAGGCCGCCATCCATTCGTAGGTAGCAATGGCCAGTCCCATCTTGAATCCGTTTCCAGACATGGCAATAAATTGTTCGGACGAAATATTGGAAGCAATCAATGATGTCCCAATAGCCCACCAAGTCAAGGATCCCTCTGCCAAAAAGTAATCGTGGGATGCCGAAATCGATTTCGTTTTTTTGCGAATGTAAACGGAATAGCCATATCCAGCAACTATAAAGAAATAGACCAGAAAGACCAGGTAATCTGCTAATTGTAATGTGTTCATAAAATTTGTGGTTAAATAAGTTAGTTTAAATATTGTGTGTGTGCGTGTTTATGAAATTAGAACAAAATAAAAAGGTGTCAGGAAAGCTATTAACTATAAAAATTAAATGTTTCCGACACCTTTAATTATTCAATACTAATTCAAAATATTAAATATATTGGTTAATGATATTTTCGAACAATTCTTGTTTGCCGCTTTGCAAAGTAAGTTCTCCGTTTTCTTTGGCGATTTCGTACAAAGCTTTAAAATCTAATTTTCCTTCTTCAAATTCTTTTCCTTTACCGGCATCGAATGAGCTGTAACGGGCTGTTCTCAATTTATCGTAAGCAGATGAAGTGATAATTTTGTCTGCAGTCAACAAAGCTCTTGCAAAAGTATCTGCTCCGCCAATGTGCGCCAAGAAAACATCTTCCATGTCGGTTGAGTTTCTTCTGATTTTAGCATCAAAATTAACTCCACCACCTTGCAATCCTCCTGCTTTCAAGAATACCAACATCGCCTCGGTAGTTTCTTGAATGTTGTTTGGAAATTGGTCTGTATCCCATCCGTTTTGGTAATCTCCACGGTTAGCATCCAAACTTCCCAACATTCCTGCCTGTGCAGCCACGTCAATTTCGTGTTGGAATGTATGCTGTGCCAATGTAGCGTGATTTACTTCGATATTCATTTTGAAATCATTCTCCAACCCTTGAGCACGTAAAAATCCAATTGCTGTGGCACAATCAAAATCATATTGGTGTTTCATTGGTTCCATAGGTTTTGGTTCAATGAAGAAATTTCCTTTAAATCCTTGCGCACGAGCATAATCACGAGCCATTCTCAAAAATTGTCCCATGTGATCCAATTCTCTACCCATATCAGTGTTCAACAATGACATGTATCCTTCGCGTCCTCCCCAGAAAACATAATTCTCACCACCTAATGCAATTGTAGCGTCCAAAGCCAATTTTACTTGTCCACCAGCTCTTGCCACTACGTTGAAATCAGGATTGGTAGCAGCACCGTTCATGTAACGTGGGTTCGAAAAAGCGTTGGCAGTACCCCAAAGCAATTTTACGCCAGAAGCCGCTTGTTTTTCCTTCAAATACTCGGTAATGGTTAGAATTCTTTTTTCAGATTCTCCAAAAGTTGCTCCT comes from the Flavobacterium limnophilum genome and includes:
- the xylA gene encoding xylose isomerase; the protein is MATLGNKEYFKGIGEIKFEGKESDNPLAFKYYNPDQIVAGKTMRDHFKFSIAYWHTFCGQGSDPFGPGTQNFAWDQSSDAVQAAKDKADAAFEFTTKMGFGYYCFHDYDLIREGATFGESEKRILTITEYLKEKQAASGVKLLWGTANAFSNPRYMNGAATNPDFNVVARAGGQVKLALDATIALGGENYVFWGGREGYMSLLNTDMGRELDHMGQFLRMARDYARAQGFKGNFFIEPKPMEPMKHQYDFDCATAIGFLRAQGLENDFKMNIEVNHATLAQHTFQHEIDVAAQAGMLGSLDANRGDYQNGWDTDQFPNNIQETTEAMLVFLKAGGLQGGGVNFDAKIRRNSTDMEDVFLAHIGGADTFARALLTADKIITSSAYDKLRTARYSSFDAGKGKEFEEGKLDFKALYEIAKENGELTLQSGKQELFENIINQYI